The sequence below is a genomic window from Silene latifolia isolate original U9 population chromosome 7, ASM4854445v1, whole genome shotgun sequence.
TAACCAATGTCTTGAAGTTGAGTTACCGTCAACTTGACTCCTCCTCCTTGAAGAATTGTTTTGCTTACTGTGCTATCTTTCCAAAGGGTTTTGAGATCAGGAAGATAATGTTGATTAGCCTTTGGATGGCCCAAGGATATATCAATAATGAATATGTAGGCGAGGAGTATTTTCTTATGTTATTACAAAGGTGTTTTTTCCAAGGTGTTGGTGAGGATGAATATGGTGAGATTGAGCGGTTCAAAATACACGACCTCTTGCATGATATTGCTGAACAAGTAGCTGGTGAGGAGATTTGTAGATTGAGTACTGACACTGTCAATGTGAGTAAAAGAGTTCGCCATCTCTCTCTTTTGTGTGACCGTGATACACAAGAAATTTTCAATAAGACTCGTATACGTACTTACCTCCATGTTAAGGACCCTTGGAGTAAGGGAAATGCAGACCGGTTACTAGCTGGTAAATTAGTAGCAAATTGGACATGCTTAAGGTCATTAGACTTGAGCAGATTAGGTGCCGAAAGTTTACCACAAACAATTGGTAAACTGTTTCATTTGAGGTACTTAAATCTCTCAGAGAGTAAGACACTGAAAGAGCTTCCCACATCAATTGCAAAACTAGTGAATCTGCAGACTTTAGATTTAAGAAAATTGCCTAATGATGTGAGCAAGTTAGTTGATCCAAGCACTTTAGATGTAACCTCTAGCGGGTTGCGTCATATGCCTCCAGGCATGGGTGCGTTGACCCGTCTGCACACCCTGGGTCTTTTTGTGGCAGGATGGGAATGTTCAGATGGGAATGAGTGTTTTGATGGGCTGGAAGACCTCTTTTTCTTGAATAACTTGAAAGGGTACCTTGAAATTCGTATTCGAATCTGCAAAAATGCAAACTATGTCAAGGAAGGCCGTGGTGGGGGAAACTATCTAAAGAGTAAGGAACACCTCAAAGGGATCTGTATTGATTTTACAAAAGGAGAGGAATACGGAAATAAGGAGAGTGAGCAACTGCTGCTGGAAGAGATGCAGCCACATCATGGTCTTAAGGAGTTGTCAATAACTGGGTATCATGGTGAGACAATGCCAAGATGGTCGGGGATTATAGATAAATCTGCATTATTTCATCTTCCTCATCTTGTTAGTTTGCAGATATGTGATTGTCGCGAGTTGCAATGCTTGCCTTCGTTGGAAAAACTGTCTCACCTTAAAAAGCTCACATTATCAAGATTGCCTGAGATGAAGTATGTGGCGAATGTTAACTTAGATGTTACTGGCTCTAGTGAAGGACCACCATTGTTTCCATGCCTCGAAAACCTCGACATTAGTAAGTTGCCCAAGTTGAAAGGGTGGTGGCCTAAATCAGAGTCTGGGGTTCAGAACGAGCATCTAAGTTGGAAATCATCCCCCCGCTTTGCTCAGCTAAAGAGTCTCAATATGACTGATTGCCCGAAGATGACATCTATTCCTACATGCCCCTCTCTTGAAACTCTAAATGTACAATATTCTGACAGAATATTGAAATGGAGCAATATGGAGAGATGCGGACCAAGGCAATTGACTGTTAGCCACTTGGAATGGCTCGATTCAATGCCGGCCAAGTATGTTCAGTGCCTCACAAAGATCGTAATACAGAATGAGATGAAGGTGCAGAGCTTGGGAGAAGTTAGGATGTTGTTCCAGACCCGTATTTTTTCTTCCCTGCGAAACATAGTAATCAATAGATGCCCCAAACTAAGAACTTTCGGCGGGTGGTTGGAGCAAATCTCTGACTTGCAGAGTTTACGTGTAGATGACTGTCCTAGCCTTCTGGACAGTGGCGTATCTAGGATTTAGATCATGGGGGTGCAGAAAGTTAATAACCAAAAGATGTCATGTGTAGATGAAATTTAACTCTCCGACAACGGTGCTCCATTTAGGCGTAAAATTTATATATATCTCATCGTTTTGAGCAATATTGTGTTTGATCCAAAACAAAGTTAACCGGAACTTAAATACCTATATATATATTTTAAATACTTCATATAAAGTTATTAAATTGATGAGTTGTAATTTATTCAAATTATAGTAATATATACCCTCTTTTTGTTTTATAATATGTATACTAAAACgacttataaaataaaataaacgaAGCAAAACATAAACTTTGGAAGTATATATATAATTCTAAAACAACTCAATTCAAAGGATTCAACTAATAAATATGCGTAGTAAAAAACGAAGTATTTTATATGAATTTTTCAAGGTAATTAATGCATTTAATATGGTATAGAGTAGTTAACTAGTTATTGACGAAAATTTGACACAGCAAAAGGATTTAAATATGGCATGGTATTAATGACGCCAGTAATtgcaaaatctaaaaaaaaacttCCACTAGGAGAATTGAACCTTGGATCATTCAATCTAAATACAAGGGACTTGCCACTAGACCCTTAACATTATTTTGATTCATCACTgtacttaatattatttaattctGAAACCAGAGGGGATGCAGTCGCACCCACTGCACCCCCTTTGGCGACGCCACTGCTTCTGGATGGCATACCATGGCGATACCTCCCCCAAAGCTTGCAATCATTGAGTTTGGTGAAATTCGCAGAGTTAGAGGAACTGCCTGAGGGGATATCGTATTGCACTACCCTCCGATGACTCATGATTTGGGATTGTCCTCAACTACATTCCACACCGAATTGGATTCCTAAACTCACTTGTCTAGAAAAACTGCAGTTTTACAACTGTTCACAGAGTCTCAAGGAAAGATGCCAAGAACCTAACGGGGAGGACTGGCCCCTCATTCAACACATACCCCTCTTTGTCATTAAAGACAAACTGCCGAAATTCTCATCTTTTCGATTTGCAGGGACTAGCAGATCTCCAATGCCATTAATTGGATCGGTTACTTTGATTTATATGCATCAATTTGCGAACTTGTTTAGAGAATAATTATAAATAAGACAATCTCATATGTGAGACTAAATCATTGATGTATGATCAAATGAAAAACCTTGGAAATGGGTCCGTCTCAATAATCCCTTTAAATTGTCATTCCCCATTTTGATTCATAATATATCCATTATTACATTTTCTTTGAATTGATGTATAAATGATACAGCTGGTGGTGAATTCCTAGAATTCATCTGTTCATgaactttgtatttttattatcaACATGTAACATAATAATATCACTATGATTTTACTATATAAAGTACATAGTACTGATTGATCCTCAACTACGCACGATTTCATTTATTTTTGGTAGCGTCTCGTTTTCGTAATGATTTATCAATTACACTTTGTTAAGGACAGAGGTGTAGCTAGAACTCTAGAAGAGCTATTTATGAATTTTCACTACCTTAGCTTATGAAGAATGCGTTTCACAACTTATTCACAATGTTGAACTATACTCATACAATCCGTCTTGCGTGTGACggaggtatccgtcacaagcttgtgacgagtCGAATAGTATCATATTTTTTGCAAACACAAATTCTTCCTTATGACGGAGATACccgtcgcaaacttgcgacgGGTCAATTATATACCATATTAATCGCAGGTCGGGAAAACAAGCAAGGGATAAGCCACTGTTGAGCATTAATGGAAGGTTGTACATATCAGTACTTGGCCCATTAATTTATTGGCAATTATTTGACATAAACGCTCTCTAGCATTTAATGCTCCATATTTTTATCTCATCATCACTACTTCCATCTGCATAAACCAATTTCCATTCATTTCCTTCCTATTTTCTACCATTATCAcattaaaatctcataaaaactACATTTTTAACATTCAAAAAATTTGTTTCAAACAAAAATGACGGGTGGTGGCATAGTTGATTGTGCCCTAACGGATCAAACGATGGAGAAAGTTGATGGTGCCCTTACTGATCAAAATGACAATGATGTCATAATTCATCAAGTTTTGACGGAAAACACAATGAGTAAAGGTATGTATTCTTGAATATAAGTCTGCACTATTATCATCTTAACACAAATCAAATAATAAGATTTATCTTGTTAATGAgtgaatttgtgatattttattgtCATGTCATTGTTATCTTCAATGTTGTTAATGGAGTATGAAGTTTGATCATTTTTTTCTTCAATATTGGTAAATATTGAAGAAAATAGTTAAATAGTGTAGGAAAGAGGGTGACTTGACAAGTAAGGAATTGAAATGAcatttttgattaaaaaaattcattttattaCTTTTCCAAGGCTGCTCTTCTACCACACAATTTGTGGGTTGTTGAAAACGCACATTTAACCTAACAAACCCTCCATTTTTATCGTCTCATTCATTTTCAtctcatttttctctcttttcaAATTCCAAAATTCAAAATCTTCACCCAAAACTTCATACAACCCGACTTCGTCTCCTTACAAATCAACTACAAATCCAAACATTAACACAATAATTATAAACATGGCAAAGAAAGTGGCAGCAAAAAACGAAACCCATTTTTCCTGAACCAAATCATAAATTCAAACCCCGTGTTTTTCTTCATCCTAACAACTTAACAAAAAACCACAACAATATTACTTTTATTAAAAACATG
It includes:
- the LOC141590055 gene encoding putative disease resistance protein RGA1, coding for MSSPQDAEAKQDALNNQEKKYIEELKDVVYDANDVVDEFLTLVKRKTLTEATDKVTDKVRSFLSLFKLLTHHLSDKVKQVNKKLETIASNSSKFSFKVDSKPIRFSMEETSSFVPADNKIIGRDEDVEKIVGMLLDSNHVYQSDVSFLSIVGMGGLGKTALAQLVFNDPRIKSAFQLTRWTCIADQDHHLWNLTKLLGKVIMQKKPTSKEQIHREVRKQLGGKKYLLVLDDVWTECYHRWQEFEEFLKVGQSGSRIVVTTRSKKTAQMIGGDRVHELQGLSEEKSWCLFERMAFLPKQRETPNDDLLSLGKNIIKKCAHVPLAIKVVGSLLRGESKAKWKSFEEKGLANMSEGDDTITNVLKLSYRQLDSSSLKNCFAYCAIFPKGFEIRKIMLISLWMAQGYINNEYVGEEYFLMLLQRCFFQGVGEDEYGEIERFKIHDLLHDIAEQVAGEEICRLSTDTVNVSKRVRHLSLLCDRDTQEIFNKTRIRTYLHVKDPWSKGNADRLLAGKLVANWTCLRSLDLSRLGAESLPQTIGKLFHLRYLNLSESKTLKELPTSIAKLVNLQTLDLRKLPNDVSKLVDPSTLDVTSSGLRHMPPGMGALTRLHTLGLFVAGWECSDGNECFDGLEDLFFLNNLKGYLEIRIRICKNANYVKEGRGGGNYLKSKEHLKGICIDFTKGEEYGNKESEQLLLEEMQPHHGLKELSITGYHGETMPRWSGIIDKSALFHLPHLVSLQICDCRELQCLPSLEKLSHLKKLTLSRLPEMKYVANVNLDVTGSSEGPPLFPCLENLDISKLPKLKGWWPKSESGVQNEHLSWKSSPRFAQLKSLNMTDCPKMTSIPTCPSLETLNVQYSDRILKWSNMERCGPRQLTVSHLEWLDSMPAKYVQCLTKIVIQNEMKVQSLGEVRMLFQTRIFSSLRNIVINRCPKLRTFGGWLEQISDLQSLRVDDCPSLLDSGVSRI